The region AGTACAATATGCAGCAATAAATATGCGGTAATAAATCAATATGCGGTAATGAATCAATGTGCGGTAATGCCATTTTCCAGACCTGATGTGAGCCTGTATGTCCGAAATCACTTCCCAACGTATTCGTTTTGTCATCGCGCTAACGTTAACCGGCGTGCTGGCCGGTATCGGCGGTATGCTGCTGGCGCTGTTGCTTCATGCCATTCAGCATCTGGCCTATGGTTACAGTCTGGACCATATCATCAGCGAAGAAAGTTTTTTGCAGGGCGTTTCGGCAGCTGAACCCACCCGGCGCTTTATGGCTTTGCTGATCGGCGGTGTGGTGGCGGGTTTGGGCTGGTATGCGCTATATCGCTACGGCCGCCGACTGGTGAGTATCGCCTCGGCGTTGCAGGCGGAAAAACCAGATTCACCGGTAAACGATATGCCGGTAAAAGAAACCATCATCCACGCACTGCTGCAGATTGTTACCGTGGCGCTGGGTTCGCCGCTGGGACGGGAAGTCGCGCCGCGGGAACTGGGAGCGCTGGCCGCCAATCACCTCAGTCGCGCGCTACGCATGACGCCGGAGGATACCCGTTTACTGATCGCCTGCGGCGCCGGCGGCGGCCTGGCGGCGGTCTATAACGTGCCGCTGGGCGGCGCGCTGTTTGTGGTCGAAGTACTGCTGGCGCGCGTTCAGGTAAAAACCAGTCTGGCGGCGCTTCTGACTTGCTCGCTGGCGGCTCTGGTGGCGCGCGCCGGTCTGGGCGACGAATACCAGTATCACCTCAGTCTGCCGCTCAGCGTGTCCGGCGATTTAACCGTCTGGGCATTGCTCACCGGGCCGGTATTCGGCGTGGCTGCCTGGCTGTTCGTTCGCCTCACCCGTCACGCACGGCAACATTCACCACAAAATGCCCGCCTCATCATCACCAACCTGCTCAACTTCACCCTACTGGGATTGCTGGTGATCATCCTGCCGCAGTTGGCGGGCAACGGCAAAGGCCCGGCGGAACTGAGTTTCACCAACCAGTTGCCGGTGCTGCTGGCATTGCTGCTGTTGGGCTGTAAGGTACTGGTGCAATGGAGCAGTTTGCGCGCAGGCGCGCAGGGCGGCCTGCTGACGCCCGGTCTGGCCAACGGCGCGCTGCTGGCGGTGGCATTAGGTGGCGTCTGGTCGTGGTTCTTCCCGCACAATCAACCGGGAGCCTACGCGGTGATTGGCGCGGCCGCTTTTCTGGCCGCCTCGATGAGAATGCCGGTCACCAGTCTGGTGCTGATTATGGAATTTACCCGTATCAACAACGATTTCTTCATACCGATGGCGCTGTGTATCGCCGGTGCAGTCAGCACCAGCATACTGATGGAAAGAATGGCGTCGCCGTCCTGACGGCCTTTATCCGCCTTCCTTTCCCCGTCAAGCCGGCGGCAGGTTGAACACATCTCACGGCGATGTGGGTATCTCAACCTTCTCCTTGATAATCTCATCAAAATAGAGCATCGAATTGGCGATGCTCTGCCGAACATTCAA is a window of Dickeya solani IPO 2222 DNA encoding:
- a CDS encoding chloride channel protein encodes the protein MSEITSQRIRFVIALTLTGVLAGIGGMLLALLLHAIQHLAYGYSLDHIISEESFLQGVSAAEPTRRFMALLIGGVVAGLGWYALYRYGRRLVSIASALQAEKPDSPVNDMPVKETIIHALLQIVTVALGSPLGREVAPRELGALAANHLSRALRMTPEDTRLLIACGAGGGLAAVYNVPLGGALFVVEVLLARVQVKTSLAALLTCSLAALVARAGLGDEYQYHLSLPLSVSGDLTVWALLTGPVFGVAAWLFVRLTRHARQHSPQNARLIITNLLNFTLLGLLVIILPQLAGNGKGPAELSFTNQLPVLLALLLLGCKVLVQWSSLRAGAQGGLLTPGLANGALLAVALGGVWSWFFPHNQPGAYAVIGAAAFLAASMRMPVTSLVLIMEFTRINNDFFIPMALCIAGAVSTSILMERMASPS